A stretch of the Lolium perenne isolate Kyuss_39 chromosome 3, Kyuss_2.0, whole genome shotgun sequence genome encodes the following:
- the LOC127342397 gene encoding peroxidase 72, with translation MATSMVCLVMLCLVSPLFLAGPVRSNPWYGGLFPQFYDHSCPKAKEIVHSIVAQAVARETRMAASLVRLHFHDCFVKGCDASVLLDNSTNIVSEKGSNPNMNSIRGFEVVDEIKVALETACPGVVSCADILALAARDSTILVGGPYWEVPLGRRDSLGASIQGSNNDIPAPNNTLPTIITKFKRLGLNIVDVVALSGGHTIGLSRCTSFRQRLYNQSGNGLADSTLDVSYAAQLRQGCPRSGGDNNLFPLDVATSTKFDNFYFKNILAGRGLLSSDEVLLTKSAETAALVKAYADDVHLFFQHFAQSMVNMGNITPLTGSQGEIRKNCRRLNNFH, from the exons ATGGCAACTTCCATGGTTTGCCTGGTTATGCTCTGCCTAGTGTCTCCACTCTTCCTGGCCGGCCCTGTCCGCAGCAACCCATGGTACGGCGGGCTGTTCCCTCAGTTCTATGACCACTCTTGCCCCAAGGCGAAGGAGATTGTGCACTCCATCGTGGCACAGGCCGTAGCCAGGGAAACCAGAATGGCGGCGTCCCTCGTCAGGCTGCATTTCCATGACTGCTTTGTCAAG GGGTGTGACGCGTCGGTGCTGCTGGACAACAGCACCAACATTGTGAGTGAGAAGGGGTCCAACCCCAACATGAACTCCATCAGGGGTTTTGAGGTCGTCGACGAGATCAAGGTCGCCCTCGAGACTGCCTGCCCCGGCGTCGTCTCATGCGCCGACATCCTCGCGCTTGCCGCTCGCGACTCTACTATCCTT GTTGGTGGCCCGTACTGGGAGGTGCCGCTTGGCCGGAGGGACTCTCTGGGTGCCAGTATCCAGGGCTCCAACAACGACATTCCTGCCCCCAACAACaccctccccaccatcatcaccaaGTTCAAGCGCCTCGGTCTCAACATCGTCGACGTCGTCGCCCTCTCCGGTGGCCACACCATCGGCCTATCCAGGTGCACCAGCTTCAGGCAGAGGCTCTACAACCAGTCCGGCAACGGCCTCGCCGACAGCACGCTGGACGTGTCCTACGCCGCACAGCTCAGGCAGGGCTGCCCGCGCTCCGGCGGCGACAACAACCTCTTCCCGCTCGACGTCGCCACCTCCACCAAGTTCGACAACTTCTACTTCAAGAACATCCTGGCCGGCAGGGGCCTGCTcagctccgacgaggttctgctCACCAAGAGCGCCGAGACGGCGGCGCTCGTCAAGGCGTACGCCGACGACGTGCACCTCTTCTTCCAGCACTTCGCGCAGTCCATGGTGAACATGGGCAACATCACGCCGCTCACCGGGTCGCAGGGGGAGATCAGGAAGAACTGCAGGAGGCTCAACAACTTCCACTGA